Proteins from a genomic interval of Gossypium hirsutum isolate 1008001.06 chromosome A09, Gossypium_hirsutum_v2.1, whole genome shotgun sequence:
- the LOC107897760 gene encoding 3-ketoacyl-CoA synthase 20 has protein sequence MNPENEHDPQNNFKFKLKALNLLFLAFFAIILDPFCTFSIHDLVHIIRHENLKTITISSFSLIFLATLYFRNRRRKVYLLNFACYKPKPDQRCSKERIMKIFAGTGKFTEESLAFQKKIMEKSGVGDKTYVPRDMMAVPVKKGIAAAKKETEEVIFGAIEEVLEKSGMKSKDIGILVVNSSVFNPVPSWSAMIANRFKLRHDVLSYSLGGMGCSAGVIAIDVAKQLLQVHPRTYALVVSAENVTKDSYLGNNRAMLLSNTLFRVGGAAILLSNHPSDHYRSKYELVHTLRTHEGGNDASYKCVHEEEDEQGNIGVALSKNLMAVAGEALKANISTLAPLVLPWSELLLVVTSLVARKFFAKKVKPYIPNFKLAFEHFCIHAGGKAVLDELQKSLNLGEWQMEPSRMTLYRFGNTSSSSLWYELAYSEAKGRINNGDRVWQIGFGSGFKCNSMVWKALKNIHPLVEKNPWMDEIHDFPVILPKHEPLSSSTI, from the exons ATGAACCCAGAAAACGAACATGATCCACAAAATAACTTCAAATTCAAACTCAAAGCTTTGAACCTCTTGTTTCTAGCGTTTTTCGCCATCATCTTAGATCCTTTTTGCACGTTTTCGATTCACGATTTGGTTCACATAATCCGCCATGAAAACTTAAAAACAATCACAATAtcctcattttctctcattttcttagCAACCCTTTACTTCAGAAACCGTCGTAGAAAAGTTTACCTACTGAATTTCGCATGTTATAAGCCTAAACCAGATCAAAGATGCAGCAAAGAACGTATAATGAAAATATTTGCAGGCACTGGGAAATTCACAGAAGAAAGCTTAGCATTCCAAAAGAAAATCATGGAGAAATCAGGTGTTGGTGATAAGACATATGTTCCGAGAGATATGATGGCGGTTCCAGTTAAAAAAGGAATTGCAGCGGCGAAAAAGGAAACAGAAGAGGTTATATTTGGAGCCATTGAAGAGGTATTGGAGAAAAGTGGGATGAAAAGTAAGGATATAGGGATCCTTGTGGTGAATAGCAGCGTGTTTAACCCAGTGCCGTCGTGGTCCGCCATGATTGCCAATCGATTTAAGCTTAGACAcgatgttttgagttatagtcTTGGTGGGATGGGTTGCAGTGCTGGAGTTATCGCCATTGATGTTGCTAAACAACTTTTGCAG gtgCACCCAAGGACTTATGCTTTGGTGGTGAGCGCCGAAAATGTCACTAAGGACTCATATTTAGGCAACAATCGAGCAATGCTACTTTCAAACACCCTATTTCGAGTTGGCGGAGCTGCCATCCTTCTATCTAACCACCCATCAGACCACTACCGATCCAAGTACGAGCTGGTTCACACCCTTCGCACCCATGAAGGCGGCAACGATGCCAGCTACAAATGCGTgcatgaagaagaagatgaacaaggCAACATTGGCGTCGCCCTCTCTAAAAATCTCATGGCAGTTGCCGGAGAAGCCTTGAAAGCAAATATCTCAACACTTGCCCCACTCGTTCTTCCCTGGTCCGAACTTCTCCTTGTTGTTACTTCTTTGGTTGCAAGAAAATTCTTCGCAAAAAAG GTGAAACCCTACATTCCAAATTTCAAGCTAGCATTCGAGcatttctgcattcatgcagGAGGAAAAGCAGTGTTGGATGAATTGCAGAAAAGCTTGAACCTTGGTGAATGGCAAATGGAGCCATCGAGGATGACTCTTTACAGATTCGGCAACACTTCGAGTTCTTCATTGTGGTATGAGTTGGCTTATTCTGAAGCTAAGGGAAGGATCAACAATGGCGATAGGGTTTGGCAAATAGGGTTTGGATCAGGCTTCAAATGCAACAGTATGGTTTGGAAGGCATTGAAGAACATCCATCCTTTAGTGGAGAAGAATCCATGGATGGATGAGATTCATGATTTCCCTGTTATTCTGCCTAAACATGAACCACTTTCGAGTTCAACTAtctaa